The Biomphalaria glabrata chromosome 1, xgBioGlab47.1, whole genome shotgun sequence sequence ttaataagtatttttgtattattgttttTCTATATATAAGCATAACCTATTATAACTACAGTCAccaatgtttattttatagaatattttaaaattaatacatttttcgTATTATTGGATCCcctgcattttttaaaaacaaatattcttattataaataaattgacTGATGTTGAACTTGTAAACTCTACTTGGTGATTGTTGAATCTTGTTATaggcatttatatttttaatgcataTTGCTTTTTATACAATATATCTTAATGTTACCACCAAAGCTTGTAAACTGTCATTGTACATTACCTAGCTTATCTGAAAATTAACTTATTTGCACCATTAATGTGCAGAATCATCAGTTTTTCCACATTTTATCTAGGTAATGTGCACATTAATGGCttccttatttatttagtgTCTAAGTTGAGAAGTTTGTTTCTCTCATAGTGTTTGCTCAAAAGCAGTTTCAGGTATACATTGTGGGAAATCTTTGTTCACGTAATTTATAGAGAAATAGATCCTAAAGTGGAAGAGTAAGGTCAGAATGAATTTGGAACACCTGTAATAAGAATAATGGTATGTATCAGAAAATACAGTGTGATGAGGCCAGAAAAGGCTTACAGAAGCAAGCAAAAACTTAAGTAGTTTCCAATGTAAAGCCCCCAAATGCTGATGAAGCTATCactgtaaaaattaaaatacccGAAATAGACTAAGCAAAAACTGATAGCCGCTTGATTTTAGTAGTTCTTATTGAGGATGGCTTTTATTAACTTTGTGCTACAACTGCCAGCAGCACAGTGTTGTGGAGCACTatagagcaggacaagacacactgaaagtctctggtcatccactgcacccaaactcaTCCCtggacgtcttgaccaaatcttgctttcccgaaaaggatgggctttagggcgagagagtgaggttgAGGTGTTTCGCAAATCCTCCTCACTTAAATCCATATTCCAGCGCAGAAAAGCAAGGCTAATGACACTAGccccagctggaataacctgccctgtgtgcagccgaacattccaggctcacataggtctcgccagccacatgaggaagcacaaatcccagtgcaaagccctcagccaccTGGATGagaaaagtggtcatcatcaaaccacgatggacgaactatatatagcTACAATGGGTAGTTTAAAACAATTGTATGCAAACACAAAATTCCATGTTTGCAAAGAGATATTTAACTACGGGTGTAGGAAAAGATTCTGATAATTTAACATTAAACAAGAGACAAAAACCTATAAAGTTTATGTTGTTTTATATACTTCacatataaacaaataataataaagaatgaataaattcTTTACAGCTTTATGTAACATTTGCAATACACCtataaatgtacttgaatataaaaacaaaaaatatacaagatatacaatgtcaaattttctttttctgtgtCTGTTTTGCTTTTATCAAGAGAATCaagagctgaaaaaaaaatgttttatagcaTGACAATAGTTTGTTAAAATTACTTGTACCTGTATAATaagagattcataacaaaaaatgttataatttattGACTGCTACTATTATGATTTGTATTTTAGATATTAGTTAATATGATAATTTGATAAATACATTAGAGATGGGTttagcatatttttttaaaactaaaaattgagTTCTGGTGATTGTAAATCAGCTTTAGTTGCACAGGCGGTGTGTGTTATCAGTGCATTGCTAATTTATTACCACTTTTTTCAcagtaatgttttaatatctaaaaaacaaaaaagtttacaGATAAGCAATTAGATCATTTTACAATTGCATTTAGAGACAGAACTTTGCAACAATGTTTTATATTCttgatttcttcttcttcttcatcgttctcattgttatgttggagtgttcatatgactagaccaatacatgagatgaactgcgcagtggtttccaaatcagggagctctccatatagttttctttctattggggtgatttggggccaatgtcttatacgggcctcttggtagagagagcagttttggaggacgtggtcggcattttctggtgatactccacatgggcagatttcactggttccaattttgagcttccagaACATGTGTTGTTCttgataatataataaaaagtttgaatGAAGTGAATAAAATACCTGCCAAGTTGCCCTCCAGTGTTGgtataatatttattaaaatccaAACGTAACAGTAACTGGGATAGATGGGGTCTGGCACTCTGGCTGCGAACACCTGATAAAATCTTGAAGAGTAAACTGGAATTTCGCTGAAAATtctgagaattaaaaaaaaaaaagtatgaaattgtgtttttaatattgtgatAGAATATTGGATGTGTAATACAATAAGAAAAGCATACACTATAAAAGTTATGATTTCACAAGTTTACAATTCCTTTTATGAGAAGAATTTAGGTCGCTCTTATTTTTTCCATTAACATAAATTGCAGGGGGTTTCAGTTAAGCATCTGAAAGAAATTTATCTTGAAGCCTTTGATAGGTATAAAGTTACGTCAGTTTTGTAATAAACTTACCAACTTAATTGACTGCAATTGTTGCATGTCTTTATTAGACATTTGGTTATCTGATGCAATCAAAAGGCGACAAAATTGAGAACACTGGTCCAATATTTCCAAGAGACAAGCAAATACctagacgaaaaaaaaagaaagtaatcaGTAACCTATTGCtaaaacataaacaagttttttttttcagtttaaatTCTCAATGAAATATCAAGGGTAATGAAAAATCTGGTTCAAACTTACAGTTTTCATGTGTACAAAACTCTGAGCCAGTAAAGATGATAAAAAAGTTTCATGTGCTAGTTTAGCTGCTTCAAAGTCTTTGGTGGAATTAATTTTATCTAATAAAATTTTGTATTGAGATTCTATAACATCAAcctgtaagtaaaaaaaatgaacaaaaaaagatatgaaagaaattttgctaaatttaataattttttttctccagaatTATTATCCAAGTTCTGATGGAATTATTCACTTTGTCCAATGGCAGTaccttttttacctttacctatcccttagtctgtaggatcctcctctctagctctgcagtcagcgtccaagacttgcaagcatataaaaatgtggccatgaccagggagcgcatcagtctgagtTTGGTGCTGAGGGCCAAACCTTgtctttccaaattattttctgttttgaaagggctgctgtggactgctattcgggccagtagttcatgttttgttccctcatctgagacaatagctccgaggtatttgaagctctTAACACTAgccagcttttcacctccaatactgaagCCTCTTTAAATCCCTGTTGGTTATTggtcataacttgttttttttctgcatttatttgcatgccatatgctgcggaagtcttgtcaatacGCATCACCagatcagctagttcttctatccctgctaggccatcaatgtcatctgcgaagcgaaAGTTAGggattcttcttcctccaatgcaaCCATTGGCAGTACACTACCATATTATCATCCTAAACTtcagttccttttttttttttttcattaggaaATCTTACATTTGGTATAGTATTAGCATGAAATGCATCCCCCTGTTTATATTAAACAAATTTGTACAGAGCAGCAAATGATTTTGATTATGGAATGTGAAAATCGCAAAATGAAATCTCAGTGAAAGAGGACAAAGCACATAGAACTAGATCGAggaaatattttaagaatttacaaaattgaatacaacaacttttatttttatccattaaacatcagaattcatttaaaaaacacataaaattgGAGTCTGGAGCTTATTATCTTCccattaaactttttaaaacatcatgttAAGATGAGAACATTTAAGTAACACACTTTGAACATATAGTTTCTTGATAAAAACAAGttgaatgaaaaaaatctagatGTTTAACATGATAAAGCTATTCAAGATTGACTAGCTGTCAGGCCATGAGGTATGCCACCCTGACAATCGTCAAAATGTTTCAAAGTTAAAATCTAGTCCACGTTCATCTCCTGTTGtcttgtttgggctaggacATACAAACCTGATGTATCCAGGATGTGAGTGtcagtttaactaaaaaatagCATTTCAAATCGACAATGAGACATAGAGTTAATTATTgctaagaataaaaaataaatatatttttcaaatttcacctgcaaataatattgaagattaTCTATCAAAAAGGCCATGTGTGTTCTGAGTTGCCAAGTTGCACTTGCTGCAGGAGATACAAATGCTGCTTTATTGTTCATTTGCAAACTCCAGCAGAACTGAAGATCTTGTTGTGTGCGACATATTGCTAACAAAAAACGAAATATTCTGTTGTATCTGAAAAAAGATTTTTCAGCTGTAAAATGTAAAGAATCAAAATCAATATCTTAGCTCAATCTATTCATAGATCTTTTCTTAACAAGTAATTTCTTAAAAACTCACTTTTCTAAAATAGcaggagtaaaaaaaatatgaagtgGCCACTGTACACTGTAAGCAAGACCAAGTACACTCCATCCTGTTGAGACTTCATTTTGTGGTAAATTACTTTCCGGTTTCTCTAGAAATTTAGAGTAAAACACAGAGTTCATATACACAGAAATACAAATAAGAAACACtaatataaaattgttaaaCTTTAATAGAACATATTAGTATAAAATTATTCTATCTATACTAACTTTTATCTTTTGATGCATTTGGGACTGTCAAGTGGAATCTCTGGAGAAGGGCATCATTATCAATCAAAACATTTCTTGCTGCATGCTGAAAAGCACgattgacatctaaaaaaaagatgaaaaatagtccaaaatttaatttactCAAAAAAAGTTTACTATGGTACTTTAATCTCATTGACAGTCAAAAGATCTTGtgttgtgccccaacggttcaactgactaagggataggtgaaagttaaTCTCACTGACTTAAAAAAGACATCAATAGAAAAACagttttgataaaacaaaacaaaaatttaaatttaataaattttagcAAATGTTTTCAGTCTCTGCTACTTTTTCAAACATTTCTCTAATGTAACAttcttgaacattttttaatgtaatgctAAACTCcttttttaatctattttgcgcatcaatgtaaaatgtaaacacCTTAAAAGTCTATTTTTCTACAATGAGCTTTACCAAGTTCTGtggtcaaagaaacaggtgTTCTCAGAAGGTGCTGAGCCTGGTCAATGAATGCCAAATAAAGTTCTCCCCTACCAAGAAGAAAGAAATCTTTCATAATTCTCAGCTGATTGATCAACTCCGCCTTCTCCACCACAAGAACCCAGAGATACTGAGGAGAAGAACAACTGAACATTAAAGATATTTAAGATATAAGGTTTTAATCATGATACATGCAACTATCTaacttctttcagaccttgtaacaTTGAACAGAACACCTACTCTATCTCAACATACATCTTCTCTGCAATACATTAAGTAAGTAAAGAACAACGAGAAAGGCACACTGCTTATTCATATACTAGAACaaattgtacaaatgctcttagTAGAACTTGaaatgggttgcttgaatcagctaGAAAACCCAAAGAATTTAACCTGCATGAATAAATTAACAATGGATACAAAatggatgtaattatcttctcttttgaaggaacgtcttcAATTTAAAATCTAATGATTTAAATGTTCACCTCTGCTGCATGGGTTCTTATTTTGTCAATGATGGTTTCAAAATTAATACTATTGAACTCTGGAAGTTTTGTCAGTTCTTTTAAATCTGAAGCAAATTCATCTTCCCTGCTGCTCATTATTGTACCTgctaaaaatgattaaaaatacagaccatattaaaataattttgttaaaaaaacaacaaacttattATTCAAGAGCACTAATAATAACACTGttacttatatatatagaaatgtgCATTACAGACCGTTACAATAATATGATAATTAAAGTTATTGGTTATGAGATGATAAGTAAATTAAAGTTCCATATAAAGAAATATGTACATGGAAAGTAAAGTTGACCAGTTAATGAATGAATCTGTTCCTGTCATGCTAAGTCAACTACTAAGACTTCTACTTTCTCCATTTGTAACCCAGGACTTAATGAAAGCTGCCTGAACTCAGCAACTTCCACACCTAAATCTTCAAGTTTATTAACCAAAACATATAATCCCTATCATAGGGAGGATaacatgaaacaaaattttaataccTTGATATGACgacttcattttatttttgtctctctcAAACATCTGCACACTTTCTCCAACAAATAAAATTTTGTTAGCAACTCTTAATGGTATGTATGAAGGCAGCAGATCAGCCGATATACAGAATCTTCCAGTATCAGAAGAAGGCTCATCAATCTCTTTAGATTCTGAATCTAtgtgaattttctttttaaaagaaacaaatcaaatattttaatgatataaCAAATGGAATACTACATTAGCAGACAacgcaaaataataataatgtatataaaaatgtatacaaaaacaattacaatgataaaaaaaaaaaattaaatgttttatacaGTATGGTGTTACAATTTTTGGTAATTACTTGAAGCTGGCTTCCTGTCAATCCCATAATTCCAAGATTTTCTTctgtttcattttgtgcatCTGATGGAACTGATGCATCTTTAGCACCAATTCTTTTCTGAATGAAGAACTCAGAGTGAGGATCGGAAGTCATGCCATGCAGCATCCATACCGTCAACTGTTGGAAGAACAGCCCATGGCACACATGCAGAATTCTGGACAATATACAAATTCCATAAGCGTATATCCTAGAATAAGCCTAATTTAGATATATTACAGTAGTTTATTGATTCAAGGAGGAAATGTTTTTTGATTTAAAAGATTGATTCAATTCAAAtgaagagaaatattttcaaGCAAGCAGAAGTATTAGAAAAGGCAACAAcatgaattaaaattaaaaaaaaataaaaaaacagactaAGATTTCTTGAGTCAAATAGTAAATatgctataattaaaaaatcttatcttataaaatacagactttactccaaaagagaagataattatgtcttaggcatttcatatgtcaatttagtcatgcatgttaatcagtgacttaaactctgctaagttgttggttttcctggctgattcagacaacccattccatgctctaacagcagaagaagaaggagcacttgtacaaatttgttttagcatatggaataagaaaggCGTCTtaattttattaggttttgtttttgtaaattatggttcagtgttttaaatatttgagctactttactttttcttcttctgtcctgaTGTATCTCTAAATTTACTGATTTTAATAATGATGTTAATTTAATCAGATATGAATATTTGTTAGAATTCTCTTggttctattttgtgtctgttttagtttctttgttttctaggGTTGAGGGGTCCCTAAAAGAGGATGCATGTTCTATTATTGgcttaaccaaggttaaatagcattttagttttatgttcttgtttgatttgtaacatttcttttaataagcactaatgctttgtttgatttttttttataattccatGATAACtcttcatttattattacgCCGACATATTTAGAGTATCATACTTCAGCTTTTGTTCAAACCTGGCAATTAAAGATCAATTTTGtacaaattaaaattctatattTTAACACTTAGTAAAAATGAATGATATTTTGCTGATATTCCAGTGAAAGTGTGTTGATATAAATTGTTTACCTGTTCAAAGCACTTTTCACAGTTGGCATGCCCATCAAAGAGTTCTTGTATAAAATATCCAGTATATAACAACCGTGAGCCTGTAAATAGTGTTACAAAGGATTAGTAACAACTAAATTTTCTAACGATAATCTTTTACTATACAACAATGAAAACAAAGCTTTCTACACTAATAAGTGCCACtctttaactaaaataaaaataaagctgCTCCATCTTGTGGTACACACtaggaatattttttaaactaaacaagatgTTAATGTTGAATTATTGGCAAGCCTCATTAgcgtattattaaatattagaaaCTGAACATTGACATGCACAAGAAAAAAAGGAGACTAAGATGAGGAACAAAAAAGTAATGCATGTTTACTTCACAAGAGATGTGCAAGGGTCAACAGTGAATAATGCACAGATATTGCATCATTCAGTGATTCAGTATCAAGccttacatttgtattttaattgtCACTGCAGCAGTGTCAGATCTTCTAGCACCACTAGGTATTACACTCTTTGCAGGGGCAACATATTCATTGTCTCTTAATGACTAGATAATATCTACTAAAGTCCTTTACATTGCATCATGACttattacaatatttacttATATTCACATTTAAAATTCCCTTAGCacttttaaattactttaatttttccCCAATGCATTTCAGACGATACATATAAATGAACAGGCAATGTAAATATGAATTGAGAACTAACACTGTGCATTATGATAGTCAAATAATTAGTATTTATAAAGCAGTGTTTACTCTGACCCCTACAAATGTTTTATGTTTCCAACAAACCTGGTGAGAAACTATCTGGTCCACGGTCAATGCCAACGCAGGAAACAAAAGGTTAAACTGAAACAACAAAAGTTTGAGAAGATAGGAATTTGATTTTCTGAAACTGTGgactaaataaaacaatgactATTATAAAGTGTAACAGTGCACGTCTGTACATTGAAAACCTAAAGTGTTATTTAAATGGGTAAATCTAGATTAAACAAACATTACCTATACAATTAATTGATTGATGAAATGAATGTTAGGATGTTGAATATAAgataatgatttttaaaataatgttaaaggGATGTTTTTGAAACTGGCAGTAACATAAATGCTTCGTGTGTATTGCTAATGGCTCTTCATTATTACAACAATGTTTATTCAAATTTACAAAACCGAACCGCAGCTACATTCTCCAACTTCCAATACCACTTAATTATCTGCTTCCGCTCTTCAAAACTCAAACGCACGTCTGCCATGTTgcagttac is a genomic window containing:
- the LOC106063284 gene encoding gamma-tubulin complex component 4-like isoform X2, which gives rise to MNHELLLALKGHYGGIFKHTDEGIRVVPGLPFISASEELVLNQLCKLGTYYKDFMDFIQRYGSGLLARQQSDKDNLHGLYLKYLCQGLDNVLQDYRDALLDIEEKVLQDAYLPVSYISSRLQEFNLLFPALALTVDQIVSHQAHGCYILDILYKNSLMGMPTVKSALNRILHVCHGLFFQQLTVWMLHGMTSDPHSEFFIQKRIGAKDASVPSDAQNETEENLGIMGLTGSQLQKIHIDSESKEIDEPSSDTGRFCISADLLPSYIPLRVANKILFVGESVQMFERDKNKMKSSYQAGTIMSSREDEFASDLKELTKLPEFNSINFETIIDKIRTHAAEYLWVLVVEKAELINQLRIMKDFFLLGRGELYLAFIDQAQHLLRTPVSLTTELDVNRAFQHAARNVLIDNDALLQRFHLTVPNASKDKKKPESNLPQNEVSTGWSVLGLAYSVQWPLHIFFTPAILEKYNRIFRFLLAICRTQQDLQFCWSLQMNNKAAFVSPAASATWQLRTHMAFLIDNLQYYLQVDVIESQYKILLDKINSTKDFEAAKLAHETFLSSLLAQSFVHMKTVFACLLEILDQCSQFCRLLIASDNQMSNKDMQQLQSIKLNFQRNSSLLFKILSGVRSQSARPHLSQLLLRLDFNKYYTNTGGQLGSS
- the LOC106063284 gene encoding gamma-tubulin complex component 4-like isoform X1; this translates as MNHELLLALKGHYGGIFKHTDEGIRVVPGLPFISASEELVLNQLCKLGTYYKDFMDFIQRYGSGLLARQQSDKDNLHGLYLKYLCQGLDNVLQDYRDALLDIEEKVLQDAYLPVSYISSRLQEFNLLFPALALTVDQIVSHQAHGCYILDILYKNSLMGMPTVKSALNRILHVCHGLFFQQLTVWMLHGMTSDPHSEFFIQKRIGAKDASVPSDAQNETEENLGIMGLTGSQLQKIHIDSESKEIDEPSSDTGRFCISADLLPSYIPLRVANKILFVGESVQMFERDKNKMKSSYQAGTIMSSREDEFASDLKELTKLPEFNSINFETIIDKIRTHAAEYLWVLVVEKAELINQLRIMKDFFLLGRGELYLAFIDQAQHLLRTPVSLTTELDVNRAFQHAARNVLIDNDALLQRFHLTVPNASKDKKKPESNLPQNEVSTGWSVLGLAYSVQWPLHIFFTPAILEKYNRIFRFLLAICRTQQDLQFCWSLQMNNKAAFVSPAASATWQLRTHMAFLIDNLQYYLQVDVIESQYKILLDKINSTKDFEAAKLAHETFLSSLLAQSFVHMKTVFACLLEILDQCSQFCRLLIASDNQMSNKDMQQLQSIKLNFQRNSSLLFKILSGVRSQSARPHLSQLLLRLDFNKYYTNTGGQLGSS